A portion of the Chromobacterium sp. IIBBL 290-4 genome contains these proteins:
- a CDS encoding PilZ domain-containing protein, whose amino-acid sequence MFDFKSLVSSLLSKNTPASGVAQSATLLVRDLPQAEYFTALVEIIKAVSRINADTEMSLKERVKTLLYVDDKAARIHQQLCQDYLHSKGGSKGYLPTILAYWHELSNAYQICLRLYKNGSSQIADNEQQLIVVRGLHHQMRLIAWNALRYLKPEGTAWQQGFRYFTYAEDAGFSRQPVLLYPDSRNEISCEQLLVQAGMLFLAQTENMLHKEIIAVDQLLMLLSQNIPLDKQPPTETPIFVYNLSQPDPPQPMLRGMAGKWHRYWSAYEITSRLADLMFDLDNRIPSQLAALGCELEREEWAELCEKLAIRWSNDGGKSLRKSERSLHASSAQVSIGFDRVAFQVKVQDVSSLESDRVDEWRINDISSTGMGLTFIGKTIEQLAIGRLILVKTENHPLLLGIIRRILRQNNGTKVGIEILGQTPVGVSLLDPAMPDAPPFTAIYITQPNSRKGQRWFLMPKNLSGPAKELILTAQGKSYQIKLKDPQQDFEDCSHSNFDTLSKMD is encoded by the coding sequence ATGTTCGATTTCAAGTCACTTGTCAGCTCTCTTCTCAGCAAGAACACGCCAGCCTCTGGCGTGGCGCAATCGGCGACCCTGCTGGTGCGCGATCTTCCGCAAGCGGAGTACTTTACCGCCTTGGTGGAAATCATCAAGGCCGTTTCCCGGATCAATGCCGATACCGAGATGTCGCTCAAGGAGCGCGTCAAAACGCTGCTTTATGTCGACGACAAAGCCGCGCGCATCCATCAACAACTTTGCCAGGACTACTTGCACTCCAAAGGCGGCAGCAAAGGCTATTTGCCGACCATCCTTGCTTATTGGCACGAATTGTCCAATGCCTACCAAATCTGTTTGAGATTGTACAAAAACGGCTCCAGCCAGATTGCCGACAATGAACAGCAGCTGATTGTCGTGCGCGGCCTGCATCACCAGATGCGATTGATCGCCTGGAACGCGCTGCGTTATCTCAAACCGGAAGGCACCGCCTGGCAACAAGGCTTCCGATATTTCACTTACGCGGAAGATGCCGGATTTTCCCGCCAGCCCGTGCTGCTTTATCCAGACTCTCGCAATGAAATCAGTTGCGAGCAATTGCTGGTTCAGGCCGGCATGTTGTTTCTGGCGCAGACGGAAAACATGCTGCACAAGGAAATCATCGCGGTCGATCAACTGCTTATGCTGCTCAGCCAGAATATCCCGCTGGACAAGCAGCCTCCAACCGAAACGCCGATCTTCGTATACAACCTGTCCCAGCCGGATCCGCCGCAGCCCATGCTGCGCGGCATGGCCGGCAAATGGCATCGTTACTGGTCCGCCTACGAAATCACCAGCCGGCTTGCCGATCTGATGTTCGATCTCGACAACCGCATACCCTCGCAGCTCGCCGCGCTGGGCTGCGAGCTGGAAAGAGAGGAATGGGCGGAGCTGTGCGAGAAGCTCGCCATCCGCTGGTCCAACGACGGCGGCAAATCGCTGCGGAAATCCGAACGCTCCCTGCACGCCTCCAGCGCGCAGGTGTCCATCGGCTTCGACCGGGTCGCGTTTCAGGTCAAAGTTCAGGATGTCAGCTCGCTGGAAAGCGATCGCGTGGACGAATGGCGGATCAACGACATCAGCAGCACGGGCATGGGCCTGACCTTCATCGGCAAAACCATAGAACAACTGGCCATCGGCCGGCTCATCCTGGTCAAAACCGAGAACCACCCCTTGCTGCTCGGCATTATCCGCCGCATTCTGCGACAAAACAACGGCACCAAGGTCGGCATTGAGATTTTAGGGCAAACGCCGGTTGGCGTGTCCTTGCTGGACCCCGCCATGCCCGATGCGCCGCCCTTCACCGCCATCTACATCACACAGCCGAACTCCCGCAAAGGACAGCGCTGGTTCCTGATGCCGAAAAACCTGAGCGGCCCCGCCAAGGAGTTGATCCTCACCGCGCAAGGCAAGTCCTACCAGATCAAGCTGAAGGATCCCCAGCAAGATTTCGAAGACTGCAGCCACAGCAACTTCGACACGCTGTCAAAAATGGACTGA